The following proteins are co-located in the Haloarcula marismortui ATCC 43049 genome:
- a CDS encoding ABC transporter ATP-binding protein, with product MSSSDPEPVSRREKLDALRDVARYNPTYTAAVVVLGVVAAVLEGVGLSFILPIVELVQLQDPAAEVDGLLAVFVTVYQTLGIPFTLGYVVVGVSAVMIARYTTSFSVAWFREALRTYYIRDLQTRAFQNALNARVEYFDKEGSDDILNAIVTQTNYGGRVIDQGIKFTQQLFLAGVYFAVALVIAPVLTIITGVVLGGFSVFFRRVLDSGYDVGEEVAEANELRQEAAQAGTQGIRDVRIFGLAEELFEDFTDAIEQFTESRIVLRRNEAAINNFYNLVVAVSVFVLIYLALTFASLSIGELGVFLFAMFRLGPRASQVNTLYYRTENNLPHLVRTIQFTDELATYNEPTGSSREVPEEIREIEFDDVHFSYDDEEEVLRGIDFTVEKGEFVGFVGQSGAGKSTIVSLLARLYPVDKGEIRANGVPIDEMDIVEWRDRLSMVRQDPFIFNDTLRYNLTLGNREVSETELDRVCAIAKVDEFIDELPDGYDSLLGDDGVRLSGGQQQRVALARALLEDADVLILDEATSDLDSNLEKQVQQAIERMDRDYAIITIAHQLSTVKNSDRIYTVEEGQVTETGQHGELVKKGGKYAELYGIQSNT from the coding sequence GCGGTCGTCGTACTCGGCGTCGTTGCCGCGGTACTCGAGGGTGTCGGGCTGAGCTTCATTCTCCCGATCGTCGAACTCGTCCAGCTCCAGGACCCCGCCGCGGAGGTGGACGGGCTGCTTGCGGTGTTCGTGACTGTGTATCAGACGCTCGGGATTCCCTTCACGCTGGGTTACGTCGTGGTCGGTGTGTCGGCCGTGATGATCGCGCGGTACACGACAAGTTTCTCGGTGGCGTGGTTCCGGGAGGCGCTGCGGACCTACTACATTCGGGACCTCCAGACGCGAGCGTTCCAGAACGCTCTGAACGCGCGCGTGGAGTACTTCGATAAGGAGGGCTCCGACGACATCTTGAACGCGATCGTTACGCAGACTAATTATGGGGGACGAGTGATCGATCAGGGGATCAAGTTCACTCAACAGCTCTTTCTCGCCGGCGTGTACTTCGCCGTCGCACTGGTGATCGCACCGGTACTAACGATTATCACGGGGGTTGTCCTTGGTGGCTTCTCGGTTTTCTTTCGACGAGTCCTCGACTCGGGGTACGACGTTGGAGAGGAAGTCGCCGAGGCGAACGAACTCCGACAGGAGGCCGCACAGGCTGGGACACAGGGGATCCGCGACGTGCGGATATTCGGGCTTGCCGAGGAACTCTTCGAGGACTTCACAGACGCGATAGAGCAGTTCACCGAGTCGCGGATCGTTCTCCGGCGCAACGAGGCCGCGATCAACAACTTCTACAACCTCGTCGTCGCGGTGTCGGTGTTCGTACTCATCTACCTCGCGTTGACGTTCGCAAGCCTCTCGATCGGCGAACTCGGCGTCTTCCTCTTCGCGATGTTCCGACTCGGACCGAGGGCGAGCCAGGTCAACACGCTGTACTACAGGACTGAGAACAATCTCCCACACCTCGTCCGCACCATCCAGTTCACCGACGAACTGGCGACGTACAACGAACCGACCGGATCGAGCCGGGAGGTCCCCGAGGAGATCCGGGAGATCGAGTTCGACGACGTCCACTTCTCGTACGATGACGAAGAGGAGGTGCTCCGCGGGATCGACTTCACCGTCGAGAAAGGCGAATTCGTCGGATTCGTCGGGCAGTCGGGCGCGGGCAAATCGACGATCGTCTCGCTTCTTGCCCGGCTGTATCCGGTCGATAAAGGTGAGATCAGAGCGAACGGGGTCCCGATCGACGAGATGGATATCGTGGAATGGCGCGACCGACTCTCGATGGTTAGACAGGACCCGTTCATCTTCAACGACACGCTCCGGTACAATCTGACGCTCGGGAATCGAGAGGTTTCGGAGACGGAGCTCGACCGAGTGTGTGCGATCGCCAAGGTCGACGAGTTCATCGACGAACTTCCGGATGGATACGACTCGTTATTGGGCGACGACGGGGTTCGACTGTCGGGAGGACAGCAGCAACGCGTAGCGCTGGCGCGGGCCCTGTTAGAGGATGCCGACGTGTTGATCCTTGACGAGGCGACAAGCGACCTTGATTCTAATCTAGAAAAACAGGTCCAACAAGCGATCGAAAGAATGGACCGCGATTACGCAATCATTACCATTGCACATCAGTTGTCGACAGTAAAGAATTCGGACCGAATCTACACTGTTGAGGAGGGTCAAGTTACAGAGACCGGACAGCACGGTGAACTCGTTAAAAAAGGTGGAAAGTACGCAGAACTCTATGGGATCCAGTCTAACACATAA
- a CDS encoding GDP-mannose mannosyl hydrolase has translation MKNIDRRMDKNWITEEDWETIIANVPIVSVDLLVRYDEGLLFGKRTNEPAKGYWFLPGGRVEKGETRTEAVDRIAKQELGLSVKIVESLGAFEHIYETSDVAGVNTKHYLANGYVVKVDSGQLRTDDQHEDLQVFESIPDPLHQNIRAYLDTSESLTNWP, from the coding sequence ATGAAAAATATAGATAGACGGATGGATAAGAACTGGATTACCGAGGAAGATTGGGAGACGATCATCGCTAACGTTCCTATCGTTTCCGTGGATTTATTGGTTCGATATGACGAAGGACTCCTCTTCGGGAAACGGACAAATGAGCCCGCGAAGGGTTACTGGTTCTTGCCAGGAGGACGGGTGGAAAAAGGGGAAACCCGGACTGAAGCCGTCGATCGGATCGCCAAGCAGGAGCTCGGATTATCGGTGAAGATCGTTGAATCGCTCGGCGCGTTCGAGCACATCTACGAGACATCAGATGTCGCTGGTGTGAACACAAAACATTACCTCGCGAATGGATACGTAGTCAAGGTGGATAGCGGTCAACTCCGAACTGACGATCAACACGAAGATCTACAGGTATTCGAATCGATTCCGGATCCACTCCATCAAAATATTCGTGCGTATCTCGACACATCGGAGAGTCTCACAAATTGGCCGTAA
- a CDS encoding GDP-mannose 4,6-dehydratase, with protein MNLKSRFAERPVFVTGADGFVGSHLTEQLVEFGADVHVFVRATSSGELQNIRHLRDEITIHRGDLRDKHSVEQAMKHLTEYSDTIVFHLAAQAHVGESWDRPYETIDTNVVGTLNLLQTVVDLDLDIAKFDTAGTSEEYGNVDGQMEDKHEYDSDGRVLLSERSPVNPTSVYATSKLAADFLTMNYHDAYGLPGVTTRMFNNYGPRQNPRYITGTIVTQALERGIVELGNLTPRRDMCYVSDGVRGHMHVALEGSPGEEYVYGYGENISMRDWTELLLEVGSEEGYWEDPEIVQRDDRYRPGDSDVEELLVGYEKLHEETGWEPEVSWREGARHTIEWYAANKEKWFGRVDWR; from the coding sequence ATGAATCTCAAGTCGCGGTTCGCAGAGCGTCCGGTATTCGTGACCGGAGCAGACGGATTCGTTGGGTCTCATCTCACGGAACAGCTCGTGGAATTCGGAGCCGATGTCCACGTATTCGTTCGTGCCACATCCAGCGGAGAGTTACAGAACATCCGACACCTCCGCGACGAGATTACGATCCACCGGGGAGATCTCCGTGACAAGCACTCTGTTGAACAGGCAATGAAGCACCTGACGGAATACTCGGACACGATCGTGTTTCACCTCGCTGCACAAGCACACGTTGGCGAGTCTTGGGATCGTCCCTACGAGACGATCGACACGAACGTCGTGGGAACTCTCAATCTCCTCCAGACGGTCGTCGATCTCGATCTGGACATCGCTAAGTTCGACACTGCTGGCACCTCCGAGGAGTACGGCAACGTAGATGGACAGATGGAAGACAAGCATGAATACGACTCCGACGGTCGAGTACTCCTCAGCGAGCGGTCACCCGTGAACCCGACGTCAGTCTACGCAACCTCGAAACTGGCGGCCGACTTCCTCACGATGAATTACCACGACGCCTACGGCCTCCCCGGCGTGACTACGCGGATGTTCAACAACTACGGACCGCGACAGAACCCCCGATACATCACCGGTACGATCGTTACGCAGGCGCTGGAGCGTGGCATCGTCGAACTGGGGAACCTCACACCCAGGCGCGACATGTGCTACGTTTCCGACGGCGTCCGAGGTCACATGCACGTGGCACTAGAGGGTAGTCCCGGCGAGGAGTACGTCTACGGCTACGGCGAAAACATCTCGATGCGCGACTGGACGGAGTTGTTGCTGGAAGTCGGTAGTGAAGAAGGCTACTGGGAGGATCCCGAGATCGTCCAGCGGGACGACCGGTATCGGCCCGGCGACAGCGACGTTGAAGAACTACTGGTCGGCTACGAGAAGCTCCACGAGGAGACTGGCTGGGAACCCGAGGTGTCTTGGCGCGAGGGTGCACGGCACACGATTGAGTGGTACGCCGCGAACAAAGAGAAGTGGTTCGGACGGGTCGACTGGCGATGA
- a CDS encoding GDP-L-fucose synthase family protein: MTDWHRKTADYWDGKSVMITGGAGFLGSHLIDELERRSEDVNIFVPRSDEYDLRNRQEIKRALVDSNPDVVIHLAATVGGIGANRKNPGKYFYENAIMGIELIEQARQFGVEKFTILGTICSYPKHTPVPFSERDLFEGYPEETNAPYGIAKKALLTQSRAYRKQYDFNSIYLMPVNLYGPRDDFDLETSHVIPAIIRKCVEANRRGENAITAWGTGEPTREFLYVKDAADGILTATERYDESDPINLGSGIETSIQDLVEKIADLTGFEGEIEWDTSKPDGQPRRKLDTSQAKERFDWEATTSFEDGLERTIEWFEKSFEK; this comes from the coding sequence ATGACTGACTGGCATCGCAAAACTGCGGATTACTGGGACGGGAAGTCGGTGATGATTACTGGCGGAGCTGGTTTCCTTGGCAGCCACCTCATCGATGAACTCGAACGACGAAGTGAAGATGTCAATATTTTCGTCCCGCGAAGTGACGAGTACGACCTACGGAATCGACAAGAAATCAAGCGGGCTCTGGTCGACTCTAATCCAGACGTTGTGATCCACTTGGCAGCGACGGTCGGCGGGATCGGTGCTAATCGGAAGAACCCAGGGAAGTATTTTTACGAGAACGCCATTATGGGGATCGAGCTAATCGAACAGGCTCGTCAGTTCGGGGTCGAGAAGTTCACCATCCTCGGGACGATCTGCTCGTACCCCAAGCACACGCCTGTCCCCTTCAGCGAAAGAGATCTGTTCGAAGGCTACCCCGAGGAGACCAACGCGCCTTACGGGATCGCCAAGAAGGCGCTGTTGACCCAGTCGCGGGCCTACCGCAAGCAATACGACTTCAACAGCATTTATCTCATGCCAGTAAATCTGTACGGGCCCCGCGACGACTTCGATCTGGAGACTTCACACGTGATCCCCGCGATCATCCGAAAGTGTGTTGAGGCCAATCGGCGTGGCGAGAACGCTATCACTGCTTGGGGGACTGGTGAGCCGACCAGAGAGTTTCTCTACGTGAAAGATGCCGCCGACGGGATCCTTACTGCGACCGAGCGCTACGACGAATCCGACCCTATAAATCTTGGCAGTGGCATAGAGACATCCATTCAGGATCTCGTCGAGAAGATCGCTGATCTGACCGGATTCGAGGGCGAAATTGAGTGGGATACCTCCAAACCTGACGGGCAGCCCCGGCGGAAGCTGGACACCTCACAAGCGAAAGAGCGATTTGACTGGGAAGCGACGACATCGTTCGAGGATGGCCTTGAACGGACGATCGAGTGGTTTGAAAAGAGCTTCGAGAAGTGA
- a CDS encoding transposase, translated as MKPTLKRKPSFRRQSKKRPELTEKTVVVVDQFTKHVGTVQRRGFYPIGSNPTIEVATSWDSVTVLGAVTDNGDSFFCWTEENLTRNHGIRLLEALKDRFGEELVVFLDRAGYFYARDLWEHVSGERETETVGDSSVSCVRGDDLEVWYFPSKLPELNAVEGCWDQLQEWFKYRLVPDISSLKDYISRGVNAISEPSVWPYLTGKDST; from the coding sequence ATGAAGCCGACCCTGAAGAGAAAGCCGAGTTTCAGGAGACAGTCGAAAAAACGACCCGAACTAACCGAGAAAACTGTCGTTGTTGTCGATCAGTTCACCAAGCACGTCGGAACTGTTCAGCGACGTGGCTTCTACCCAATTGGCTCAAACCCGACAATAGAGGTTGCAACGTCGTGGGATTCAGTGACGGTGCTGGGCGCTGTCACCGACAACGGTGACAGCTTCTTCTGCTGGACAGAAGAGAACCTCACGCGAAATCATGGAATTCGGCTGTTGGAGGCGTTAAAAGACCGGTTCGGTGAAGAGTTAGTGGTGTTCCTCGACCGAGCGGGCTACTTCTACGCGAGGGATCTCTGGGAGCACGTGAGTGGTGAGCGCGAGACCGAAACTGTCGGAGACAGTTCGGTCTCGTGCGTGCGTGGGGACGATCTCGAAGTCTGGTACTTCCCGTCAAAACTCCCCGAATTGAACGCCGTCGAAGGATGTTGGGACCAGCTGCAAGAGTGGTTCAAGTATCGACTCGTCCCTGATATCTCGTCGCTGAAGGACTACATCTCCCGAGGTGTGAACGCAATCAGCGAACCCAGCGTTTGGCCATATCTTACCGGTAAAGATTCGACCTAA
- a CDS encoding helix-turn-helix domain-containing protein — protein sequence MGRLDDITLEELYDLKDQIDEGKPRERVLAAIGRKKGDQLDTLADRHGVVEKTIRNWLDRFEEEPIGQAPYDAPRPGGPAKIEGEDREQLFEQLQQLPTELGYDQQAWSAKLLLHYVKEEYGVEYHETYA from the coding sequence ATGGGTCGGCTCGACGATATCACGCTCGAAGAGCTCTACGATCTCAAGGATCAGATCGACGAAGGGAAGCCGCGAGAACGTGTTCTCGCGGCGATCGGGCGCAAGAAGGGCGATCAACTGGATACACTGGCTGACCGCCACGGTGTTGTCGAGAAAACGATTCGCAACTGGCTCGATCGGTTCGAGGAAGAACCGATCGGGCAAGCACCTTACGACGCTCCTCGACCAGGAGGTCCAGCGAAAATTGAGGGGGAAGATCGTGAGCAACTGTTCGAACAGTTGCAACAGTTGCCGACCGAACTCGGATACGACCAGCAAGCGTGGTCAGCGAAACTTTTGCTTCATTACGTCAAAGAGGAATACGGCGTCGAATACCACGAAACCTACGCGTAG
- a CDS encoding alpha-1,2-fucosyltransferase — protein MVKIEIKGGLGNQLFQYAVARRLSLNTNSNLILDISNYRGPNSDHSRCFHLNKFNISGEVTFDTSCIEKSKKRLIENTGSYSPLLGLRVFNIYIENHPFKLDDRFFDLPGNTYLKGYWQSHKYFADISKTIKKDLIHRTPLKRRNNQLYRSILESNSVSLHIRRGDYEDLGKQLSVDYYVRAISKIQSMVEKPHFFIFSDDKKYVRNCFLERINKLFPRIEYTIVDGNTSDPTKDLRLMRECDHNIIANSTFSWWGAWLNEKDDNIVLAPGTWHSHCIDDIDVIPSSWKSISVS, from the coding sequence ATGGTTAAAATAGAAATAAAAGGAGGGCTAGGTAATCAGCTATTTCAGTATGCTGTAGCGAGGAGACTGTCTTTGAACACGAATTCAAACTTAATTCTAGACATATCTAACTATAGAGGTCCTAATTCCGATCACAGCCGCTGTTTTCATCTTAATAAATTTAATATATCGGGTGAAGTTACGTTTGATACTTCATGTATAGAAAAAAGTAAAAAAAGACTGATAGAAAATACCGGAAGCTATTCTCCACTTTTAGGACTGCGTGTGTTTAACATATATATTGAAAATCATCCATTTAAATTAGATGACAGATTTTTCGATCTTCCAGGTAATACCTATTTAAAGGGATATTGGCAAAGCCATAAATATTTCGCCGATATATCCAAAACAATCAAAAAAGATTTAATACACAGAACTCCGCTAAAAAGAAGAAACAATCAATTATATAGATCAATTCTCGAATCCAATTCGGTAAGCCTACATATTCGCCGTGGAGATTATGAAGATCTTGGTAAACAACTTTCAGTAGATTACTACGTACGGGCCATCTCTAAGATACAATCTATGGTAGAAAAACCACACTTCTTTATTTTCTCTGATGATAAGAAGTACGTGAGAAATTGCTTTCTAGAAAGAATTAATAAATTATTTCCACGTATAGAATATACGATAGTTGATGGGAATACGTCCGACCCAACCAAGGACCTTCGTCTGATGAGAGAGTGCGATCACAATATCATAGCCAATAGTACCTTTAGTTGGTGGGGTGCTTGGTTGAATGAAAAAGATGACAATATCGTATTAGCTCCAGGAACCTGGCACTCACACTGTATTGACGATATTGATGTCATTCCCAGTTCATGGAAAAGTATAAGTGTTAGCTAA